Proteins encoded by one window of Rhinolophus ferrumequinum isolate MPI-CBG mRhiFer1 chromosome 13, mRhiFer1_v1.p, whole genome shotgun sequence:
- the INO80B gene encoding INO80 complex subunit B, which produces MSKLWRRGNISGAMEAPEPGEALELSLAGAHGHGVHKKKHKKHKKKHKKKHHQEEEAGPTQPSPAKPQLKLKIKLGGQVLGTKSVPTFTVIPEGPRSPSPLMVVDNEEEPMEGVPLEQYRAWLDEDSNLSPSPLRDLSGDLGGQEEEEEQRWLDALEKGELDDNGDLKKEINERLLTARQRALLQKAQSQPSPMLPLPVPGECPAPVLTEEMLLKREERARKRRLQAARRAEEHKNQTIERLTKTAAPSGRGGRGAARGERRGGRAAAPSPMVRYSSGAQGSTLSFPPGVPTPTPVAQRPTPSGPPPRCSVPGCPQPRRYACSRTGQALCSLQCYRINLQMRLGGPEGPGSPLLAT; this is translated from the exons ATGAGTAAGCTGTGGCGACGCGGGAACATCTCTGGGGCAATGGAGGCCCCTGAGCCAG GGGAAGCGCTGGAGTTGAGTCTGGCAGGTGCCCACGGCCACGGAGTGCACAAGAAAAAGCACAAGAAGCACAAGAAGAAACACAAGAAGAAACACCACCAGGAAGAAGAGGCTGGACCCACGCAACCTTCTCCTGCCAAGCCGCAGCTCAAACTCAAAATTAAACTGGGCGGGCAGGTCCTGGGCACCAAGAG TGTTCCTACCTTCACTGTGATCCCTGAAGGGCCTCGCTCACCCTCTCCCCTTATGGTTGTGGACAATGAAGAGGAACCTATGGAAGGAGTCCCCCTTGAGCAGTACCGTGCCTGGCTGG ATGAAGACAGTAATttgtccccctccccacttcGTGACCTGTCAGGGGACTTAGGGggtcaggaagaagaggaggaacaGAGGTGGCTGGATGCCCTGGAGAAGGGGGAGCTGGATGACAATGGAGATCTCAAGAAGGAGATCAATGAACGGCTGCTCACTGCACGACAG CGAGCTCTGCTCCAAAAGGCACAGAGTCAGCCTTCCCCGATGCTGCCGCTGCCTGTGCCTGGAGAGTGCCCGGCCCCCGTCCTCACCGAGGAGATGCTGCTGAAGCGTGAGGAGCGGGCCCGTAAGAGGCGACTGCAGGCGGCGCGGCGCGCGGAGGAGCACAAGAACCAGACTATTGAGCGCCTCACCAAGACTGCTGCCCCCAGTGGGAGGGGAGGCCGCGGGGCTGCGCGAGGAGAGCGGCGGGGAGGGCGGGCTGCGGCCCCGTCCCCCATGGTGCGCTACAGCAGTGGGGCCCAGGGTTCCACGCTTTCCTTCCCACCTGgcgtccccacccccacgccagtGGCTCAGCGGCCAACCCCATCTGGCCCTCCTCCACGATGCTCCGTCCCTGGCTGCCCGCAGCCGCGCCGCTACGCCTGCTCCCGCACCGGCCAGGCACTCTGCAGCCTTCAGTGCTACCGCATCAACCTGCAGATGCGGCTGGGGGGGCCCGAGGGCCCCGGATCCCCCCTTTTGGCTACTTAA
- the MOGS gene encoding mannosyl-oligosaccharide glucosidase yields MARGDRRRRGAPADGVRTAEGAARGGPARRDNRVGIARSTVRGAVLAIVALILALSLSGSWLLAWYRARRAVTLHSAPPALPPDSSSPTVAPDFFWGTYRPHVYFGMKTRSPQPLLTGLMWAQQGATPGTPKLRHTCEQGDGVGPYGWEFHDGLSFGRQHIQDGALRLTTEFVKRPGGQHGGDWSWRVTVEPQASGTSALPLVSLFFYVVTDGKEVLVPEVEAKGQLKFISGHTSELGDFRFTLLPPTSPGDTVPKYGSYNVFWSSNPGLPLLTEMVKSRLNRWFQHRSPGASPERYLGLPGSLKWEDRGPSGQGQEQGQFLIQQVTLKAPFSIELVFESGSARAGRNQALGQLAGSLLSQALETHIEAFRERFEKTFRLQEKGLSPGEQALGWAALSGLLGGIGYFYGQGLVLPDMKVEGSEQKVAPALFPPVPLFTAVPSRSFFPRGFLWDEGFHQLVVQRWDPRLTQEALGHWLGLLNADGWIGREQVLGDEARARVPPEFLVQRAAHANPPTLLLPVAHMLEGGDPADLAFLRRAFPRLYAWFSWLHQSQAGPVPLSYRWRGRDPTLPTLLNPKTLPSGLDDYPRASHPSATERHLDLRCWVALGARVLMRLAEQLGEAEAAAELGALAASLGEEKILDELHWAPELGVFADFGNHTKAVQLKPWPPQGLVRVVGRPHPSLQYVDALGYVSIFPLLLRLLDPHSSRLGPLLDVLADSRHLWSPFGLRSLAASSSFYGQRNSEHDPPYWRGAVWLNVNYLALGALHHYGHLEGPHQARAAKLHSELRANVVGNVWQQYQATGFLWEQYSDQDGRGMGCRPFQGWTSLVLLAMAEDY; encoded by the exons ATGGCTCGCGGTGACAGGCGGCGCCGCGGAGCGCCGGCAGATGGAGTGCGGACGGCTGAGGGGGCGGCTCGGGGCGGCCCCGCGCGACGGGACAACCGGGTCGGCATAGCTCGTAGCACGGTCAGGGGAGCAGTTCTGGCCATTGTGGCCCTGATTCTGGCCCTGAGCCTGTCGGGAAGCTGGCTCCTGGCGTGGTACCGTGCGCGGCGGGCGGTCACACTGCACTCTGCGCCCCCGGCGCTGCCTCCAGACTCTTCCAGCCCCACCGTGGCCCCGGACTTCTTCTGGGGCACCTACCGCCCTCACGTCTACTTCGGCATGAAGACTCGAAGCCCGCAGCCCCTGCTCACCG GACTGATGTGGGCGCAACAAGGCGCCACCCCAGGGACCCCTAAGCTCAGGCACACGTGTGAGCAGGGGGACGGCGTGGGTCCCTATGGCTGGGAGTTCCACGACGGTCTCTCCTTCGGGCGGCAACACATCCAGGATGGGGCCTTAAGGCTCACCACTGAATTCGTCAAGAGACCTGGGGGTCAGCACGGAGGGGACTGGAGCTGGAGAGTGACTGTAGAGCCTCAG GCCTCAGGTACCTCTGCCCTCCCTTTGGTGTCCCTGTTCTTCTATGTGGTGACAGATGGCAAGGAAGTCCTAGTGCCAGAGGTTGAGGCTAAGGGGCAGTTGAAGTTCATCAGTGGGCACACCAGTGAACTTGGTGACTTCCGTTTTACACTTCTGCCACCAACCAGTCCAGGGGATACTGTCCCCAAGTATGGCAG cTACAATGTCTTCTGGTCCTCCAACCCGGGACTTCCCTTGCTGACAGAGATGGTGAAGAGTCGCCTAAACAGATGGTTTCAGCATCGGTCGCCAGGGGCCTCCCCTGAACGCTACCTTGGCTTGCCAGGTTCTCTGAAGTGGGAGGACAGAGGCCCAAGCGGGCAAGGACAGGAACAAGGGCAATTCTTGATACAACAGGTGACACTGAAAGCCCCCTTTTCCATAGAGCTGGTGTTTGAATCAGGCAGTGCCCGGGCAGGAAGAAACCAAGCTCTggggcagctggcaggcagccTGCTGAGCCAGGCCCTGGAGACCCATATTGAAGCCTTTAGAGAGCGCTTTGAGAAGACCTTCCGGCTGCAGGAGAAGGGCCTGAGCCCTGGGGAGCAGGCTTTGGGTTGGGCTGCCCTCAGCGGCCTCCTTGGGGGGATTGGCTACTTCTATGGACAGGGTCTGGTGTTGCCAGACATGAAGGTTGAGGGGTCTGAACAGAAGGTGGCCCCCGCCCTTTTTCCCCCTGTCCCTCTTTTCACAGCGGTGCCTTCCCGGTCATTCTTCCCACGAGGCTTCCTTTGGGATGAAGGCTTTCACCAGCTGGTGGTCCAGCGGTGGGATCCCCGCCTCACCCAAGAGGCCCTAGGCCATTGGCTGGGACTGCTTAATGCTGATGGCTGGATTGGGCGGGAGCAGGTGCTCGGGGATGAGGCTCGAGCCCGGGTACCCCCAGAATTTCTGGTGCAACGAGCAGCCCATGCCAACCCCCCAACCCTACTTTTGCCTGTAGCCCACATGCTAGAAGGTGGTGACCCTGCGGACTTAGCCTTCCTCCGCAGGGCCTTTCCCCGTCTGTACGCCTGGTTCTCCTGGCTCCATCAGAGCCAGGCAGGGCCAGTGCCACTATCTTACCGCTGGCGGGGCCGGGACCCAACCTTGCCAACGCTGTTGAACCCCAAGACGCTGCCTTCGGGACTAGATGACTATCCCCGAGCTTCGCACCCTTCAGCCACTGAGCGGCACCTGGACCTGCGGTGCTGGGTAGCACTGGGTGCCCGTGTGCTGATGCGGCTAGCAGAGCAGCTGGGAGAGGCTGAGGCAGCTGCAGAGCTGGGCGCGCTGGCTGCCTCATTGGGAGAAGAGAAGATCCTGGATGAGCTGCACTGGGCCCCAGAGCTAGGAGTCTTTGCAGACTTTGGGAACCACACAAAAGCTGTGCAGCTAAAGCCTTGGCCCCCTCAGGGGCTGGTGAGGGTGGTGGGCCGGCCCCACCCTAGCTTACAGTACGTGGATGCCTTGGGCTATGTCAGTATTTTTCCCTTGTTGCTGCGGCTGCTGGACCCCCACTCATCCCGCCTTGGGCCCCTCCTGGATGTTCTAGCTGACAGTCGCCATCTCTGGAGCCCCTTTGGTTTGCGCTCCCTTGCAGCCTCCAGCTCCTTTTATGGCCAGCGCAATTCAGAGCACGATCCTCCCTATTGGCGGGGTGCTGTGTGGCTCAATGTCAACTACCTGGCCCTGGGGGCTCTCCACCACTATGGGCATCTGGAGGGTCCCCACCAGGCCCGGGCTGCCAAGCTCCACAGTGAGCTACGTGCCAATGTGGTGGGCAATGTGTGGCAGCAGTACCAGGCCACAGGTTTCCTGTGGGAGCAATACAGTGACCAGGATGGGAGGGGCATGGGCTGCCGTCCTTTCCAAGGTTGGACCAGCCTTGTCCTACTGGCCATGGCTGAAGACTACTAG
- the WBP1 gene encoding WW domain-binding protein 1 isoform X2 — protein sequence MAQASSGNSSEEAWGALRVPQQQLRELCPGVNNQPYLCESGHCCGETGCCTYYYELWWFWLLWTVLILFSCCCAFRHRRAKLRLQQQQRQREINLLAYHGACHGAGPVPAGSLLDLRFLSAFKPPAYEDVVHHPGTPPPPYTAAAGCALTASRECTCCSSASSCPAHCEGTNVQVVSSHQSAPAHQESELGAGVNPDPTAPSGRYRRLTGDSGIELCPCPDSNEGEPIKARVGATQPDLRDHSPRALPQDPIPQVSPVGLASSEGDIP from the exons ATGGCTCAGGCCAGCAGCGGGAACAGCAGCGAGGAGGCCTGGGGGGCACTTCGGGTGCCGCAACAGCAG CTTCGAGAGCTGTGCCCAGGAGTGAACAACCAGCCCTACCTCTGTGAGAGTGGTCACTGCTGTGGGGAGACTGGCTGCTGCACCTACTACTATGAGCTTTGGT GGTTCTGGCTTCTCTGGACTGTCCTCATCCTCTTTAGTTGCTGTTGCGCCTTCCGCCATCGACGAGCTAAACTCCGGTTGCAGCAACAGCAGCGGCAGCGTGAGATCAACTTGTTGGCCTACCATGGGGCGTGCCATGGGGCTGGCCCTGTCCCTGCCGGTTCACTGCTTGACCTTC GCTTCCTCAGCGCCTTCAAACCCCCAGCCTATGAGGACGTGGTTCACCACCCGGGCACACCGCCGCCTCCTTACACTGCAGCCGCAGGCTGCGCCTTGACTGCTTCCAGGGAATGCACCTGCTGCTCCTCTGCTTCTAGCTGCCCTGCCCACTGCGAGGGAACAAATGTGCAAGTTGTTTCCTCCCACCAGAGTGCCCCCGCTCATCAGGAGAGTGAGCTTGGGGCAGGGGTGAACCCTGACCCCACAGCCCCTTCTGGCCGCTATCGCCGCCTGACTGGTGACTCGGGTATTGAGCTCTGCCCTTGCCCTGACTCCAATGAGGGCGAGCCAATCAAGGCTAGGGTTGGTGCCACTCAGCCAGATCTGAGGGACCACTCCCCTCGTGCCCTGCCCCAAGATCCCATACCCCAGGTTTCTCCTGTGGGGCTGGCTTCCAGTGAGGGGGATATCCCATAA
- the WBP1 gene encoding WW domain-binding protein 1 isoform X1 — MAQASSGNSSEEAWGALRVPQQQSPAAASPEGAIWRAGTQTRGLDAILYHPQQSHLLRELCPGVNNQPYLCESGHCCGETGCCTYYYELWWFWLLWTVLILFSCCCAFRHRRAKLRLQQQQRQREINLLAYHGACHGAGPVPAGSLLDLRFLSAFKPPAYEDVVHHPGTPPPPYTAAAGCALTASRECTCCSSASSCPAHCEGTNVQVVSSHQSAPAHQESELGAGVNPDPTAPSGRYRRLTGDSGIELCPCPDSNEGEPIKARVGATQPDLRDHSPRALPQDPIPQVSPVGLASSEGDIP, encoded by the exons ATGGCTCAGGCCAGCAGCGGGAACAGCAGCGAGGAGGCCTGGGGGGCACTTCGGGTGCCGCAACAGCAG AGTCCAGCAGCGGCTTCTCCTGAGGGAGCAATTTGGAGAGCTGGAACCCAGACTCGCGGCCTGGATGCCATCCTTTATCATCCACAGCAATCCCATCTG CTTCGAGAGCTGTGCCCAGGAGTGAACAACCAGCCCTACCTCTGTGAGAGTGGTCACTGCTGTGGGGAGACTGGCTGCTGCACCTACTACTATGAGCTTTGGT GGTTCTGGCTTCTCTGGACTGTCCTCATCCTCTTTAGTTGCTGTTGCGCCTTCCGCCATCGACGAGCTAAACTCCGGTTGCAGCAACAGCAGCGGCAGCGTGAGATCAACTTGTTGGCCTACCATGGGGCGTGCCATGGGGCTGGCCCTGTCCCTGCCGGTTCACTGCTTGACCTTC GCTTCCTCAGCGCCTTCAAACCCCCAGCCTATGAGGACGTGGTTCACCACCCGGGCACACCGCCGCCTCCTTACACTGCAGCCGCAGGCTGCGCCTTGACTGCTTCCAGGGAATGCACCTGCTGCTCCTCTGCTTCTAGCTGCCCTGCCCACTGCGAGGGAACAAATGTGCAAGTTGTTTCCTCCCACCAGAGTGCCCCCGCTCATCAGGAGAGTGAGCTTGGGGCAGGGGTGAACCCTGACCCCACAGCCCCTTCTGGCCGCTATCGCCGCCTGACTGGTGACTCGGGTATTGAGCTCTGCCCTTGCCCTGACTCCAATGAGGGCGAGCCAATCAAGGCTAGGGTTGGTGCCACTCAGCCAGATCTGAGGGACCACTCCCCTCGTGCCCTGCCCCAAGATCCCATACCCCAGGTTTCTCCTGTGGGGCTGGCTTCCAGTGAGGGGGATATCCCATAA